One stretch of Acholeplasma laidlawii PG-8A DNA includes these proteins:
- a CDS encoding DUF4288 domain-containing protein, translating into MKNYAVILKFDKRSENQIQKLIHKLNKELGVDYLIPPHITLGVFQTDDLDKYVDKFNIYSRKLRTGEVIFASLGQFVPKVIYLAPLMNEVLLYNHSVISEMLEDLVGQDELISNYAHYQKDQWQPHCTLGAKLDTKKMLTGLVSMVKDFKPIIGKIKSVSIVEGEPYLELQALSKTIRTKSDTHQLSTYSVKVISKIIVEGSPEFTDKNYSDDINYYEEQVLLFEANSSDDAYEKAERYMAKVMLIGPHKNIYGQTVRYEVLEYVDCYELFEKPSNQEPEVYSSMYFVPKEVSDEVFLSNRFNYYIDDEEQDKHDKWEDSKRKVILNAEFEKLFKIR; encoded by the coding sequence ATGAAAAACTACGCTGTTATACTCAAATTTGATAAACGAAGTGAAAATCAAATCCAAAAACTAATACATAAGTTAAACAAGGAACTTGGGGTTGATTATCTGATACCACCACATATTACACTGGGTGTTTTTCAAACTGATGATTTAGATAAATATGTAGATAAATTTAATATTTACTCAAGAAAACTAAGAACAGGTGAAGTCATATTTGCATCTTTAGGACAGTTTGTACCTAAAGTAATTTATCTTGCACCACTTATGAATGAAGTGTTGTTATACAACCATAGTGTTATAAGTGAAATGCTTGAAGACCTTGTAGGCCAGGATGAGTTAATATCAAACTATGCACACTATCAAAAAGATCAATGGCAACCACACTGTACGCTAGGTGCTAAGTTAGACACTAAAAAGATGCTAACGGGTTTGGTTTCTATGGTTAAAGACTTTAAACCTATTATTGGTAAAATTAAAAGTGTGTCTATTGTTGAAGGTGAACCTTATTTAGAACTACAAGCACTCTCAAAAACTATTAGGACAAAATCAGATACACATCAATTATCAACTTATTCAGTTAAGGTGATTAGCAAAATCATTGTAGAAGGCTCACCTGAGTTTACTGATAAAAACTATTCTGATGATATAAACTACTATGAAGAACAAGTTTTACTCTTTGAAGCCAACTCATCAGATGATGCTTATGAAAAAGCTGAAAGATATATGGCTAAAGTAATGCTTATTGGACCTCACAAAAATATTTATGGACAAACTGTTAGATATGAGGTTTTAGAATATGTAGATTGCTATGAGTTATTTGAAAAGCCATCTAACCAAGAACCTGAAGTATACTCAAGTATGTACTTTGTTCCTAAAGAAGTTTCTGATGAAGTGTTTTTATCAAATCGATTTAATTACTATATTGATGATGAAGAACAGGATAAGCATGATAAGTGGGAAGATAGTAAAAGAAAAGTTATTTTAAACGCCGAATTTGAAAAACTATTTAAAATACGATAA
- a CDS encoding GNAT family N-acetyltransferase has product MVFHKSFKELTKEELVEIFKLRQTVFMVEQEIIEVDIDDHDLVCEHLFIKKDGKIVSYARLIEEKEELYIGRVATLKEYRKRGFTTEIIKYLQERHDVLAVSSQDIRIDFYKKLDFKVVGRKYKDAGIWHQKMVYIK; this is encoded by the coding sequence ATGGTATTTCATAAATCGTTTAAAGAGTTAACCAAAGAAGAACTTGTTGAAATATTTAAGCTAAGACAAACTGTTTTTATGGTTGAACAAGAAATTATTGAAGTTGATATTGATGACCATGATCTTGTATGTGAACACTTGTTTATCAAAAAAGATGGAAAAATTGTTTCATATGCGAGACTTATAGAAGAAAAAGAAGAACTTTATATTGGTAGAGTAGCAACTCTAAAAGAATATAGAAAAAGAGGTTTTACTACTGAAATCATTAAATACTTACAAGAAAGACATGATGTACTTGCTGTAAGTAGTCAAGATATTAGAATAGATTTCTATAAGAAGTTAGATTTTAAAGTCGTTGGAAGAAAATATAAAGATGCAGGTATTTGGCATCAAAAAATGGTCTATATTAAGTAG
- a CDS encoding HRDC domain-containing protein: MNILNKLIKETSKIDFLFPNTFEQLMNDEYYDYDKFEWFLYYVFKMNGSNVRKLGKKGQGDGGADLIVSDKLADGGVRRIGIQAKYWKNKVGAGPINQLASAKSRLDLTDLWIITTSDLTTDAKEIAESMDIKILRGEDVTNLIEHVKSIYENDIKEKGDSPIEFIKEEPVKVDTKVEAKNEDDNEDSDLVKKFKTLRLQLAKEHKMYPLYNVYNNAMIDDVIAANPKTKEELANVKGFGPHKVNLFGDAIIKLLKDNAVTSNEETIDKDSELFQKLIAERPRISKFNKIPVEAVYTDQVAKNLAKMKPKKIEYLEKIFGFDKKNIEIFGEYLVNFISKNS; this comes from the coding sequence ATGAATATATTAAATAAACTGATAAAGGAAACTAGTAAAATTGATTTCTTGTTTCCTAATACCTTTGAACAGTTGATGAATGATGAATACTACGACTATGACAAATTTGAGTGGTTTTTATATTATGTATTTAAAATGAATGGTTCAAATGTTAGAAAACTAGGTAAAAAGGGACAGGGTGATGGTGGTGCAGATCTTATCGTCTCAGATAAACTTGCAGATGGTGGTGTAAGAAGAATTGGTATACAAGCCAAATACTGGAAGAATAAGGTTGGGGCAGGTCCTATCAATCAACTTGCAAGTGCTAAAAGCCGTCTAGATCTTACTGATTTATGGATTATCACAACATCTGATTTAACAACTGATGCAAAGGAAATCGCTGAATCCATGGATATAAAAATATTACGTGGTGAAGATGTAACAAATCTAATAGAGCATGTTAAAAGTATTTATGAGAATGATATTAAAGAAAAAGGCGATTCACCTATTGAATTTATCAAAGAGGAACCGGTTAAAGTTGATACTAAAGTAGAAGCTAAAAATGAAGATGATAATGAAGATTCTGATTTGGTCAAGAAATTTAAGACACTTAGATTACAATTGGCTAAGGAACATAAGATGTATCCTTTGTATAATGTATACAACAATGCCATGATTGATGATGTCATAGCAGCAAATCCAAAAACAAAAGAGGAACTGGCTAATGTTAAGGGATTTGGTCCACACAAGGTTAACCTATTTGGTGATGCTATTATCAAACTATTAAAAGATAATGCAGTTACTTCTAATGAAGAAACTATCGATAAAGATAGTGAGTTATTTCAAAAACTAATTGCTGAACGTCCAAGAATCTCTAAATTTAATAAAATTCCGGTAGAAGCAGTTTACACAGATCAAGTAGCTAAGAATTTAGCTAAGATGAAACCTAAAAAGATAGAATATTTAGAAAAGATATTTGGTTTTGATAAAAAGAATATAGAAATATTTGGAGAATACCTTGTAAACTTTATTTCCAAAAACTCTTAA
- a CDS encoding patatin-like phospholipase family protein has product MNQKIKVGLMLGGGGAKGSYQLGVIKALEELNLLKHIDAISGVSIGAINTLLLMSKKSHKEMVKIWDIMDSENVFGTKQSILKEKRLYDFRPVAQKLIESVDLKRIKRSKYQGFATAARIYDKESFIHQIKTDTMEKKVFHLNEEDDPFISVMASSSIPLVFGPTTIGEHKYVDGGVIDNYPVQPLIEAGCNFIFAIALDYGFNPHIYDNYDITIVNFTSTSAFESNRLADMLDVVKFNLEFKTEKEELGYYVAKTMISKMIDERMIKRSFGFTSFIKKTGFKVLELSKFEEMFVKHKKNQERTKLRKMIKENKKLRKKSKGVEQINE; this is encoded by the coding sequence ATGAACCAAAAAATAAAAGTGGGATTAATGCTTGGTGGCGGTGGTGCAAAGGGTAGTTACCAACTAGGTGTCATCAAGGCATTAGAAGAATTAAATCTCTTAAAACACATTGATGCGATATCAGGTGTTTCAATAGGTGCAATCAACACACTTTTATTAATGAGCAAAAAAAGCCATAAAGAAATGGTGAAAATTTGGGATATCATGGACTCTGAAAATGTCTTTGGTACCAAACAATCTATCTTAAAAGAAAAAAGACTTTATGATTTTAGACCGGTCGCACAAAAGCTAATTGAAAGTGTCGATCTTAAACGCATTAAAAGATCTAAATATCAAGGTTTCGCAACTGCAGCACGTATTTATGATAAGGAATCATTTATTCATCAAATTAAAACAGATACTATGGAAAAGAAAGTATTTCATTTAAATGAAGAAGATGATCCGTTTATCTCGGTGATGGCCTCTTCTTCAATTCCGCTTGTATTTGGTCCGACAACCATTGGTGAACATAAATATGTAGATGGTGGTGTTATTGATAACTATCCAGTTCAACCATTAATTGAAGCAGGGTGTAACTTTATTTTTGCAATTGCATTAGATTACGGGTTTAACCCACATATTTATGATAATTATGATATTACGATTGTTAACTTTACATCAACTTCTGCATTTGAATCGAATCGTTTAGCGGATATGCTAGATGTTGTGAAGTTTAATCTGGAGTTTAAAACTGAAAAAGAAGAACTTGGATACTATGTAGCTAAAACAATGATTTCAAAAATGATAGATGAACGCATGATTAAGCGTTCCTTTGGCTTTACATCCTTTATAAAAAAGACTGGGTTTAAAGTCTTAGAATTATCAAAATTTGAAGAGATGTTTGTAAAACATAAAAAAAATCAAGAACGAACTAAACTAAGAAAAATGATTAAAGAAAATAAAAAGTTAAGAAAAAAATCAAAAGGGGTAGAACAAATCAATGAATGA
- a CDS encoding phosphatase PAP2 family protein, whose product MNELDIIRFIQGIRNPFLDTLMELLTELGDQLVFIAIALVIYWFFNKRVAFKLVFVFISSAIINELLKGIIARNRPYVEDPSLGVGTLTHGYSFPSGHAQNTGVITTVLYQNYSKKSNWLKWVLLAALIIVPFTRMYLGQHYLTDVLAGLALGIVIALGVSKIVDMMDDKEHLFGLLITIPLVVIVFIVSTFRQSYDELKNLFVAVGGLTGFFVGYAVDKLYIKYNDLPKGIKILYRALIGALIVGVFYLGLSFLFDMIAVDNLYLDFVRYLFVGFGGSAISMFAFKKLKV is encoded by the coding sequence ATGAATGAGTTAGATATTATACGCTTTATACAAGGTATTAGAAATCCTTTTTTAGATACACTCATGGAACTCTTAACAGAGTTAGGTGATCAACTCGTATTTATTGCGATTGCATTAGTAATCTATTGGTTTTTTAATAAAAGGGTAGCATTTAAGCTCGTATTTGTATTTATTAGTAGTGCTATTATAAATGAACTATTAAAAGGAATTATCGCAAGAAATAGACCGTATGTTGAAGATCCATCCCTTGGTGTAGGTACCCTTACTCACGGCTATAGTTTCCCTTCAGGACATGCTCAAAATACAGGTGTGATTACAACGGTTTTATACCAAAATTATTCAAAGAAATCGAACTGGTTAAAATGGGTATTACTGGCTGCATTAATTATTGTGCCATTTACCCGCATGTACTTGGGTCAACACTACTTAACAGATGTACTTGCAGGTTTAGCCTTAGGTATTGTTATAGCACTTGGTGTTTCTAAAATAGTGGATATGATGGACGATAAAGAACACTTATTTGGATTACTCATCACAATCCCATTAGTTGTTATCGTATTTATTGTTTCAACATTTAGACAATCATATGATGAACTTAAAAACCTATTTGTTGCAGTAGGTGGCTTAACTGGATTCTTTGTCGGTTATGCAGTAGATAAACTATATATAAAATATAATGACTTACCAAAAGGCATTAAGATTTTATATAGAGCACTAATTGGTGCTTTAATTGTTGGTGTATTCTATCTAGGATTAAGTTTCTTATTTGATATGATTGCAGTCGATAATTTATACTTAGATTTTGTTAGATACCTATTTGTAGGCTTTGGTGGTAGCGCAATTTCTATGTTTGCATTTAAAAAGTTAAAGGTGTAA